The following are encoded in a window of Candida dubliniensis CD36 chromosome 4, complete sequence genomic DNA:
- the MNN4 gene encoding positive regulator of mannosylphosphate transferase, putative (In S. cerevisiae: putative positive regulator of mannosylphosphate transferase (Mnn6p), involved in mannosylphosphorylation of N-linked oligosaccharides; expression increases in late-logarithmic and stationary growth phases;~In C. albicans: protein required for normal mannosylphosphorylation of oligosaccharides linked to cell wall proteins, not required for virulence or kidney colonization in mouse systemic infection or for normal interaction with macrophage), translating into MSSKVPQYFIRILNLIFSARRKNFQLALISGLLFFGSFAILSTTSYSKKFNYFDDLILKIYDYNYLTNNYNIDYLAKNDPEAYFNVKVQQIVDEKRQHDLENKFWSLDTKINDDQAILQIPKYFTYNNPRNNNKNGEENVQESLKPMEKPLIQPFDPRFTLAMYYYYLDQQMTSARSDSSEGSITIPFNWYDWVDMSVLNKYLLASNKDKPDCSILDAHEDAKKIETEKKKMEKLAKQWDENKRKAEEEKKKAEDDKKKEEEEKKKGEEEEKQRHEQEKQEIEEEKKKLEEEKQRIDEEKNKSEQQQQQEKQQHSKFVKRDDEIEMSTSLDSDGGDREKIDMTTFFNEAFEKLSDEDKASVAKDVENALKKITKPSDWCIPNGKLSMDHNDKQIVHPGFNVFKSPGRTTPQKAIIAGKSFLYSFAPPPSSILFLTSEGSYSVNVKHSAPLLRNGIPESYLFNNNFDVSLNVLQQLHKLKKNHKPDTAKVINDYLLHIPKESFKYDPDSIIFDYTKRLDKGEKLTIKELKYLQSLEYSKDKVEHGGPPKYFAESRLIGTNIGDHYDWRFFNGISFGTVEQSLTLHRLVRTWLSFTRKNGITTWIAHGSLLSWYWNGMAFPWDNDIDVQVPIMDLHKLSLQFNQTLIVEDPEDGFGRYFLDIGSFITLREKGNGNNNIDARFIDIDTGLYIDITALALSNSETPKSDLAELPKNFEIKDNNYKSANELLQIYNCRNNHFSSYDELSPLMKSSVEGEIGYIPSRYTSILTREYRSGLSSNSHGGYIFIAKLRLWIKEDDLYYFIKHRDQWTKYHSFNTKLSQDPSNTLLQDYSYLMSEEEYENSQYSFNNENDNPFKKTKKPFELKNSELEKLKHMNESELLQFLNNDDILIQFFNAKDFTSFHEQEIMQLTFGKSTAKLMSSAIDFPPIKYEPYLYKLNHDLDNFENKVDRYLALQNSYQQQQQQQQEEVATGDNSFMEIEEDLDFAF; encoded by the coding sequence ATGTCAAGTAAAGTTCcacaatattttattagaatTCTTAATCTAATATTTCTGGCACGAAGgaaaaatttccaattaGCATTAATTTCAGGGTTATTATTCTTTGGTTCATTTGCCATACTATCAACCACATCATATAGTaagaaattcaattattttgatgatttaattttgaaaatatatgattataattatctaactaataattataaCATTGATTATTTAGCTAAAAATGATCCAGAAGCTTATTTCAATGTTAAAGTACaacaaattgttgatgaaaaaagACAACatgatttagaaaataaattttggtCACTTGATActaaaattaatgatgatcAAGCAATTTTACAAATTCCAAAATATTTCACTTATAATAACCCTcgaaataataataagaatggAGAAGAAAATGTGCAAGAATCATTAAAACCAATGGAAAAACCGTTGATTCAACCATTTGATCCACGATTCACATTAGCaatgtattattattatcttgaTCAACAAATGACATCTGCACGTAGTGATTCTTCTGAAGGATCAATTACTATACCTTTTAATTGGTATGATTGGGTTGATATGTCagtattaaataaatatttattagcTTCTAATAAAGATAAACCTGATTGTTCAATATTAGATGCTCATGAAGATGCtaagaaaattgaaactgaaaagaagaaaatggaaaaattaGCTAAACAATGGGATGAAAATAAACGTAAagctgaagaagaaaagaaaaaagctgaagatgataaaaagaaggaagaagaagaaaagaagaaaggtgaagaagaagaaaaacaacGTCATGAACAAgagaaacaagaaatagaagaagaaaagaaaaaattggaagaagaaaagcaaAGAATTGATGAGGAAAAGAATAAACTGgagcaacagcaacaacaagagaaacaacaacattctaaatttgttaaacgagatgatgaaattgaaatgcTGACTAGTTTAGATTCAGATGGTGGTGATAGAGAAAAAATCGATATGACTACATTTTTTAATGAAGCATTTGAAAAACTTtctgatgaagataaagCTAGTGTTGCTAAAGATGTTGAAAAtgctttgaaaaaaatcactAAACCTTCCGATTGGTGTATTCCTAATGGTAAACTTTCTATGGATCataatgataaacaaattgttcATCCTGGATTCaatgttttcaaaagtCCAGGAAGAACCACTCCACAAAAAGCTATTATTGCTGGTAAATCATTTCTTTATTCCTTTGctccaccaccatcactgattttatttttaacttCAGAAGGATCATATTCAGTTAATGTGAAACATAGTGCACCACTTTTAAGAAATGGCATACCTGAATCTTATCTttttaataacaattttgaTGTGTCATTAAATGTTTTACAACAATTacataaattgaaaaagaatcatAAACCTGATACAGCAAAAGTCATtaatgattatttattacaTATCCCTAAAGAAAGTTTTAAATATGATCCtgattcaattatatttgattatacTAAACGATTAGATAAAGGAGAAAAATTGACtattaaagaattaaaatatttacaaaGTTTAGAATATTCAAAAGATAAAGTTGAACATGGAGgaccaccaaaatattttgctGAATCAAGATTAATTGGTACAAATATAGGTGATCATTATGATTGgagatttttcaatggaaTTCTGTTTGGAACTGTGGAACAATCATTAACTTTACATCGATTAGTTCGTACTTGGTTATCATTCACGAGAAAAAATGGTATTACGACATGGATTGCTCATggatcattattatcatggTATTGGAATGGTATGGCATTCCCCTGggataatgatattgatgtaCAAGTACCAATTATGGATTTACATAAATTATCTTTACAATTTAATCAAAcattaattgttgaagatCCAGAAGATGGATTTGGACGTTATTTCTTAGATATTGGATCATTTATTACATTAAGAGAAAAGGGcaatggtaataataatattgatgccagatttattgatattgatactGGATTATATATTGATATAACCGCTTTAGCATTATCCAATAGTGAAACTCCTAAAAGTGATTTAGCTGAATTACcgaaaaattttgaaattaaagataataattataaatctgctaatgaattattacaaatttataattgtcGTAATAATCATTTTAGTTCATATGATGAATTATCTCCATTAATGAAATCTTCTGTTGAAGGAGAAATTGGTTATATACCTTCAAGATATACTAGTATATTAACTCGTGAATATCGAAGTGgattatcatcaaattctCATGGTGGGTATATTTTCATTGCTAAACTTCGATTATGGATTAAAGAAgatgatttatattattttattaaacatCGTGATCAATGGACTAAGTATCATAGTTTTAATACTAAATTATCACAAGATCCAAGTAACACTTTATTACAAGATTATTCTTATTTAATGagtgaagaagaatatgaaaattctcaatattcttttaataatgaaaatgataatccatttaaaaaaactaaaaaaccatttgaattaaaaaatctggaacttgaaaaattaaaacataTGAATGAATCagaattattacaatttttaaataatgatgatattttaatacaattttttaatgCAAAAGATTTTACTAGTTTCcatgaacaagaaattatGCAATTAACATTTGGTAAATCAACGGCAAAATTAATGTCACTGGCAATTGATTTCCCTCCAATAAAATATGAAccttatttatataaattgaatcatgatcttgataattttgaaaataaagtCGATCGTTATTTAGCTTTACAAAATtcatatcaacaacaacaacaacaacaacaagaagaagtagCTACTGGTGATAATAGTTTtatggaaattgaagaagatttagattttgcattttga
- a CDS encoding conserved hypothetical protein (possibly Candida-specific) yields the protein FTLIQVSTTTATAANRAHNKDYVYYDCNTWCTKALNQENGCGYYDEDISDQEYFGCLCTNSQYFSNLRSCDCYTKAVYYASRTICSLASDESYSGSWSDIDISATTNYSPSTEDSSSTGDSTSNETSSLIDIISSTKDSSSSKGITTTSTGSSTGDNTSTITSLSTQGGGGNNGNNGNGGNSGSGGAANHNEQTSVPPNSQSSTTNNQPTSSQTTSGAANYLSSISVGTFLILVLSLI from the coding sequence TTTACTTTAATTCAGGTTTCTACTACCACTGCTACTGCCGCCAATAGAGCTCACAACAAAGATTACGTATACTATGATTGTAATACTTGGTGCACTAAGGCtttaaatcaagaaaatggATGTGGTTACtatgatgaagatatttCGGACCAAGAGTACTTTGGTTGTTTATGTACTAATTCACAATATTTTAGCAATTTAAGAAGTTGTGATTGTTATACCAAGGCTGTTTATTATGCATCCAGAACTATTTGTTCATTAGCAAGTGATGAGTCTTATAGTGGCTCATGGTCggatattgatatttctgCTACTACTAATTATAGTCCATCTACCGAAGATAGTTCATCGACTGGGGATAGTACATCCAATGAGACCAGctcattaattgatattattctGTCCACTAAGGACAGCTCATCTTCTAAAGGTATTACAACTACTAGCACGGGTTCTTCCACAGGTGATAATACTTCTACCATAACTAGCTTGTCAACTCAAGGCGGTGGTGGAAACAACGGAAATAATGGGAATGGTGGTAAcagtggtagtggtggtgctgCTAATCACAATGAACAAACATCAGTCCCTCCAAATTCACAGTCATCTACAACCAATAACCAACCTACCAGCTCTCAAACAACTTCAGGAGCTGCTAATTATTTGTCAAGTATCAGTGTTGGCacatttttgattttagttttaagTTTAATTTGA
- the CaPDC11 gene encoding pyruvate decarboxylase, putative, producing MSEITLGRFFFERLHQLQVDTVFGLPGDFNLALLDKIYEVEGMRWAGNANELNAGYAADGYARVNPNGLSALVSTFGVGELSLTNAIAGSYSEHVGVINLVGVPSSSAQAKQLLLHHTLGNGDFTVFHRMFKNISQTSAFIADINSAPAEIDRCIRDAYIYQRPVYIGLPSNLVDMKVPKSLLDSKIDLSLHPNDPESQKEVIETVEKLISEASNPVILVDACAIRHNCKPEVAKLIEETQFPVFTTPMGKSSVDESNPRFGGVYVGSLSKPEVKEAVEGADLILSVGALLSDFNTGSFSYGYKTRNIVEFHSDYTKIRQATFPGVQMKEALQELLKTVKKAINPKYTVGPVPQTKLLNTPAAPSTPLTQEYLWTKVSSWFREGDIIITETGTSAFGIVQSRFPKNSIGISQVLWGSIGYTVGATCGAAMAAQELDPKRRVILFVGDGSLQLTVQEISTMCKWECNNTYLFVLNNDGYTIERLIHGEKAQYNDIQPWNNLQLLPLFNAKDYETKRIGTVGELNDLFADKAFAVPDKIRMVEVMLPTMDAPANLVAQAKLSEKTNAEQ from the coding sequence ATGTCCGAAATTACTTTAGGAAGATTCTTCTTTGAAAGATTACATCAATTGCAAGTTGACACTGTTTTTGGTTTACCAGGGGATTTCAATTTAGCTTTGTTGGATAAAATCTATGAAGTTGAAGGTATGAGATGGGCTGGTAATGCCAATGAATTGAATGCCGGTTATGCTGCCGATGGTTACGCCAGAGTCAATCCAAATGGTTTATCTGCTTTAGTCAGTActtttggtgttggtgaATTGAGTTTGACTAATGCCATTGCTGGTTCTTATTCTGAACACGTTGGTGTTATTAACTTGGTTGGTGTTCCATCATCTTCTGCTCAAGCTaaacaattgttgttgcacCACACTTTAGGTAATGGTGATTTCACTGTTTTCCACAGAATGTTCAAAAACATTTCCCAAACCAGTGCCTTTATTGCTGATATCAACTCTGCTCCAGCTGAAATTGACAGATGTATCAGAGATGCTTACATTTACCAACGTCCAGTTTACATTGGCTTACCATCTAACTTGGTTGACATGAAAGTtccaaaatcattattggACTCCAAGATTGATTTGTCCTTACATCCAAACGACCCAGAATCTCAAAAGGAAGTTATTGAAACcgttgaaaaattgatttctgAAGCCAGTAACCCAGTCATCTTGGTTGATGCTTGTGCTATCAGACACAACTGTAAACCAGAAGTTGCTAAGTTGATTGAAGAAACTCAATTCCCAGTCTTCACCACTCCAATGGGTAAATCAAGTGTTGATGAATCCAACCCAAGATTCGGTGGTGTCTACGTTGGTAGTTTATCCAAACCAGAAGTTAAAGAAGCTGTTGAAGGTGCTGATTTGATCTTATCTGTTGGTGCCTTGTTGTCTGACTTCAACACCGGTTCATTCTCATACGGCTACAAAACTAGAAACATTGTTGAATTCCACTCTGATTACACCAAGATTAGACAGGCCACTTTCCCAGGTGTTCAAATGAAAGAAGCtttacaagaattattgaagACCGTTAAGAAAGCTATCAATCCAAAATACACCGTAGGTCCAGTTCCACAAACCAAATTGCTCAACACTCCAGCTGCTCCATCTACTCCATTGACTCAAGAATACTTGTGGACTAAAGTTTCATCCTGGTTCAGAGAAGGTGATATCATTATCACTGAAACTGGTACCTCAGCCTTCGGTATTGTTCAATCACGTTTCCCAAAGAACTCTATTGGTATTTCTCAAGTCTTGTGGGGTTCCATTGGTTACACTGTTGGTGCTACTTGTGGTGCTGCTATGGCTGCTCAAGAATTGGACCCAAAGAGAAGAGTCATTTTATTCGTTGGTGATGGTTCATTACAATTAACCGTTCAAGAAATCTCCACCATGTGTAAATGGGAATGTAACAACACCTATCTTTTCGTTTTGAACAACGATGGTTACACCATTGAAAGATTGATTCACGGTGAAAAAGCTCAATACAATGACATTCAACCATGGAACAACTTGCAATTATTGCCATTGTTCAATGCTAAAGATTACGAAACCAAGAGAATCGGTACTGTTGgtgaattgaatgatttgtTTGCCGACAAAGCTTTTGCTGTTCCAGACAAGATTAGAATGGTTGAAGTTATGCTTCCAACTATGGATGCTCCAGCTAACTTGGTTGCTCAAGCCAAATTATCTGAAAAGACCAATGCTGAACAATAA